The genomic segment ACCATTGGTGACAGTATTGAAGATAATATATTAACAACCACCTTACTGAAACAAAAGAAGATCCCCTATATCATTTCCAGAGCCTTAAATCCTACTCACAGCCAGGTACTCAGACAATTAGGTGCTGATAAAATAATCAATGTAGAAGAAGATTATGGTAATCAACTGGCAGAGGAGTTAATGAATCCCTATGTGATAGGAAAGGTATCCATAAATGATGACTACATCATCCAAGAGATATCAGTGGAGGAAATCCCCATGAAGGTCACAAACAAATTCTTCGCAAACCATAATATCCAAATATGTGCAATCCAACGGGAAGACGATCTCATTCTTATCAATGATATAGAAGATATACAACCAAATGATGTTCTCTTTTGTCTGGGAAGTAAAAGCAACTTTAATACCCTCTTCCAGGATATTTCCCGCAAGTCATAAAGAAGAAGTATAATACAGATAACACTATATGGATTACTTTTGGCAGAGAATGGTAAAGTCATTAAGACGGTATTGATTAAATAATTGGACATCCCAAGGATACGACTTCAACTGTTCCTTGACCCATTGAGGATCAAAATAAGAATACTTTTCCTCCTTTGCAGGAGAGTCAACACTTAGTAA from the Spirochaeta cellobiosiphila DSM 17781 genome contains:
- a CDS encoding potassium channel family protein, with the protein product MDKNIAVIGLGTMGRTICETLVNRGASVLAIDNSIALVDKVKTSVEKAIVMDTSDSDAINQAPLDNIDIAIVTIGDSIEDNILTTTLLKQKKIPYIISRALNPTHSQVLRQLGADKIINVEEDYGNQLAEELMNPYVIGKVSINDDYIIQEISVEEIPMKVTNKFFANHNIQICAIQREDDLILINDIEDIQPNDVLFCLGSKSNFNTLFQDISRKS